In Paenibacillus sp. J23TS9, a single genomic region encodes these proteins:
- a CDS encoding excinuclease ABC subunit UvrA, which yields MSESNQEYIVISAARENNLKNVSLRIPKRKITIFTGVSGSGKSSIVFDTIAAESTRLLNENFSMFVRTFLPKYPQPDADAIENLSMAVIVDQKPLGGGSHSTMGTITDISPILRMLFSRVGKPYVGGANMFSFNDPQGMCPECNGIGRSLGINMGKAVDMSKSLQEGAIMLPGYTVGGWEWNMLMQSGSFDPDRKLSEYSEEELEQLLYGKARKVKMDFAGKATNITVEGVIEKFTNKYIKQDVKTKSERTQQTVAPYITEGPCSSCHGARLSQAALGCRIHGHNIADLSSMEVGHLIRVIREIDDAAAGPMIKSLTERLQHLVDIGLDYLTLDRETDTLSGGESQRVKMVKHLSGSLVDVTYIFDEPSVGLHPRDVHRLNELLQKLRDKGNTVLVVEHDPDVIKVADHIVDVGPFAGSRGGEIVFEGSYPGLLESGTLTGNHLKRHLQLKQDCRKPSGKLSIKDAKLHNLQNVSVDIPTGVLTVVTGVAGSGKSTLINDILLSQHPDAIVIDQSAIGVSTRSNPATYTGILDDVRKAFASANKVSPGLFSFNSKGACEHCQGLGVVYMDLSFIESVKLPCEVCGGKRFKEEVLEYKLNGKSIADVLEMTVEQALEFFQIKEVVRKLQAMNDVGLNYITLGQPLSTLSGGECQRIKLASELHKKGSIYVMDEPTTGLHMSDIGHLLDIMNRLVDAGNTVIVIEHNLEVISHADWIIDMGPDGGSKGGQVVFEGTPSQIIHAEQSITGTYLK from the coding sequence GCCCAAATATCCGCAGCCGGATGCGGACGCGATCGAGAATCTGAGCATGGCTGTTATTGTCGATCAGAAGCCGCTGGGCGGCGGTTCCCATTCCACAATGGGTACGATTACCGATATTTCTCCTATTCTCAGGATGCTCTTTTCACGAGTGGGGAAGCCCTATGTCGGGGGAGCAAACATGTTCTCGTTCAACGATCCGCAGGGCATGTGCCCCGAATGCAACGGAATCGGCCGCAGCCTTGGAATCAATATGGGCAAAGCGGTGGACATGTCCAAGTCGCTCCAAGAAGGGGCGATTATGCTTCCCGGCTATACGGTGGGCGGATGGGAATGGAACATGCTCATGCAGTCGGGTTCGTTTGATCCCGACCGGAAGCTCAGCGAGTATTCGGAAGAAGAGTTGGAGCAGCTGTTGTATGGCAAGGCAAGGAAAGTGAAGATGGATTTCGCCGGGAAAGCAACGAATATTACCGTGGAAGGCGTCATTGAAAAGTTCACCAACAAATACATCAAGCAGGACGTGAAGACGAAGTCCGAACGCACGCAACAAACCGTTGCACCGTACATCACCGAGGGTCCCTGCTCCAGCTGTCACGGTGCGAGACTCAGCCAGGCTGCGCTTGGCTGCAGGATCCATGGACATAACATTGCGGATTTGTCCTCCATGGAAGTAGGTCATCTCATCCGTGTCATCCGGGAGATTGACGATGCCGCCGCCGGGCCGATGATCAAGTCGCTGACGGAGCGGCTGCAGCATCTGGTGGATATCGGACTTGACTACTTGACGCTAGACCGCGAGACGGATACCTTATCCGGCGGCGAGTCGCAGCGGGTCAAGATGGTGAAGCATCTTAGCGGGAGCCTGGTGGATGTCACTTACATCTTCGATGAACCCAGCGTTGGCCTTCATCCCCGTGATGTACACCGGTTAAATGAATTGCTTCAGAAGCTGCGCGACAAAGGGAATACCGTGCTTGTCGTCGAGCATGATCCCGATGTCATCAAGGTGGCGGATCATATCGTCGACGTGGGGCCTTTCGCAGGCAGCCGCGGAGGCGAGATCGTGTTTGAAGGGAGCTACCCAGGTCTGCTGGAGTCTGGTACATTGACGGGTAACCATCTGAAACGCCATCTTCAGTTAAAGCAGGATTGCAGGAAGCCATCCGGCAAACTTAGCATCAAGGATGCAAAGCTGCACAACTTGCAGAACGTTAGTGTAGATATTCCAACCGGTGTCCTGACAGTCGTAACCGGCGTCGCAGGCTCGGGCAAGAGCACCTTGATTAACGACATATTGTTAAGCCAGCATCCGGACGCGATCGTCATCGACCAATCGGCGATAGGTGTGTCGACGCGCTCGAATCCCGCTACTTACACGGGGATACTGGATGATGTGCGTAAGGCGTTTGCTTCCGCGAACAAGGTGAGCCCAGGCTTGTTCAGCTTCAATTCCAAGGGGGCTTGCGAGCATTGCCAAGGGCTGGGCGTTGTGTACATGGATCTTTCGTTCATCGAAAGCGTGAAGCTGCCATGCGAAGTATGTGGAGGGAAACGATTCAAGGAAGAGGTACTCGAGTACAAGCTAAACGGCAAGTCGATCGCAGATGTGTTGGAGATGACGGTAGAGCAGGCATTGGAATTTTTCCAGATTAAAGAGGTCGTGCGCAAGCTCCAGGCAATGAATGACGTAGGTCTGAACTATATTACGCTAGGCCAGCCGCTCAGCACGCTCTCGGGCGGCGAATGCCAGCGCATCAAGCTGGCTAGCGAGCTGCATAAGAAGGGCAGCATCTACGTGATGGACGAGCCGACGACTGGCCTGCATATGTCGGATATTGGCCACCTGTTGGATATTATGAACCGCCTCGTGGATGCCGGCAACACGGTAATCGTGATCGAGCACAATCTCGAAGTGATCAGCCATGCGGATTGGATCATCGATATGGGACCGGACGGAGGCAGCAAGGGTGGCCAGGTGGTATTCGAGGGTACTCCTTCACAGATCATCCATGCGGAGCAATCGATCACGGGAACCTATTTGAAGTAA